In Salvelinus namaycush isolate Seneca chromosome 37, SaNama_1.0, whole genome shotgun sequence, the following are encoded in one genomic region:
- the snrnp48 gene encoding U11/U12 small nuclear ribonucleoprotein 48 kDa protein, protein MCDSPENQTLQARLRSLEELTEFTENCQRQLNELFETLGWRRDLDNGSVQEPMEVCPYDPNHRVPSRSMERHKATCQLSQMGYSHEEQAEMYDTSLCYENASITSFTMDKHTQQQVILQARASAPSIRTEGLYSQSEYSTDPSEVPQNHKRAICDLTVADRLALFDHVTREASQQKDQAVATDNEDLYVDLVAKLKKGNDQNEHKSHLELMAEMRDYKRRRQSYRAKNVHNTKKSYTEVIREVINVHSVELSSQWKEEERKEEVRESKHTPHRRRSEDRRSASTESRQSHVSSRDGHGSHHKCHRSKDPSPEQSQERSREKESKKKRKRDSCSPDERPHERKKKKKKKKKKEEK, encoded by the exons ATGTGCGATTCACCAGAAAATCAAACGCTCCAGGCTCGTCTGCGAAGTTTGGAAGAGTTGACGGAGTTCACCGAGAACTGCCAGAGACAACTGAATGAGCTGTTCGAGACGCTGGGATGGAGACGGGACCTGGACAACGGCTCAGTTCAG GAGCCGATGGAGGTGTGCCCCTATGACCCGAACCACAGAGTGCCAAGCAGGAGCATGGAGAGACACAAAGCCACCTGCCAACTCAGCCAGATGGGATATTCCCATGAGGAACAG GCTGAGATGTATGACACCTCTCTGTGTTATGAGAATGCCAGCATTACCAGCTTCACAATGG ACAAACACACCCAGCAACAAGTGATTCTACAAGCAAGAGCAAGTGCACCGTCAATTAGGACAGAGGGACTGTACAGCCAAA GTGAATACTCCACAGATCCTTCAGAAGTTCCTCAGAACCACAAGCGAGCTATCTGTGACCTTACTGTGGCAGACCGACTGGCTCTTTTTGATCACGTGACAAGGGAGGCCAGCCAACAGAAGGATCAAGCTGTTGCAACCGACAACGAGGACCTCTATGTTGATTTGGTGGCCAAGCTCAAAAAGG GTAACGATCAGAACGAGCACAAGTCTCACCTGGAGCTGATGGCTGAGATGAGGGACTACAAGAGACGGCGGCAGTCTTACAGAGCCAAGAACGTCCACAACACAAAGAAGTCCTACACtgag GTGATTCGGGAGGTAATTAATGTCCACTCTGTTGAACTGTCCAGTCagtggaaagaggaggagaggaaggaagaggttAGAGAGTCCAAACATACCCCTCATAG GAGAAGGTCTGAGGACAGGCGGTCTGCCTCCACAGAGTCCCGCCAATCTCATGTCAGCTCCAGAGATGGACACGGCTCCCACCACAAATGCCACCGCAGCAAAGACCCCAGCCCAGAGCAGAGCCAGGAGCGCAGCCGAGAGAAGGAGagcaagaagaagagaaagag GGATTCCTGCTCGCCGGATGAAAGACCTCATGAacgaaagaagaaaaagaagaaaaagaagaaaaaggaAGAGAAGTGA